Within the Dolichospermum compactum NIES-806 genome, the region ACCTCTGCGCCCATTTTTCGGTGTTTACCTAAATTAATAGGAATGTCACGCCAGAACTGCTGCTAATAAGAAGAGACTGTCTACTAGAATTGTACTCAAAACTGCGCCTCCAAAGGCATACCAATGGCATTGTTTATTAAGTAAAGATCCTGTTCCCACTGTCGTCAGCATCAGGGCAAGAATGACTGCCCAGCCTTCTCCCCAAGGTGTTTGGACTTGCGCCAGGGCATTCTGTAAGATTTGTGAAGCACCAGATGGATCTGTGATCATAATTTGTCGCCAATAAGGCATCAAATCCACCAAATAAAAATAAATATCGGTTAAAACCGTTCCTAGTAAAGAACCAAGGTAAAACCAATTGCCGACCTTGCCCCAATTTTTCGCTAAACACCACACAGCAAAAGGTAATCCTAGTGCTTCTATCGGTATATGCCAGATTGGTTCATATCTTAACCAACCCCAATAAATCGCTCCTGTTAACCAAGTCCAGCTAAAGCCAAAAAGTAAATCTCCCCATAAATAGGTTTGGGGACGTGACATTAATTTAATACTGAGCCACACCCAAAAGCCTGTCATTAATACGCTCAGAATAGGAAAGGATCGCACCAATGGGGCTTCTACGAACACTGGTATTGATACTAAAAATACTGATGCTAAAAATATTAACCAATTTTGTCGGGAAGATAGGAAATTTGGTAAATGAGAATTTTTCAGGCTGTGATTGATATCTACAGTCGGGTTAGTAGCTGTATAGGCAGAAAATGTATGATTAATCAAAGTTTCTAATATTTGTTACTAAACTTTACTTATCTT harbors:
- a CDS encoding DUF3120 domain-containing protein, giving the protein MINHTFSAYTATNPTVDINHSLKNSHLPNFLSSRQNWLIFLASVFLVSIPVFVEAPLVRSFPILSVLMTGFWVWLSIKLMSRPQTYLWGDLLFGFSWTWLTGAIYWGWLRYEPIWHIPIEALGLPFAVWCLAKNWGKVGNWFYLGSLLGTVLTDIYFYLVDLMPYWRQIMITDPSGASQILQNALAQVQTPWGEGWAVILALMLTTVGTGSLLNKQCHWYAFGGAVLSTILVDSLFLLAAVLA